GAATACTGAATCGTACCTGCCTGCTGCTCAGGAATGAGAATATGCACCTCTCTATCTGCCTTGCCATTCATAACGTAAAACATATAGTAGAGTGAAATATTCTCTTGTGTAGTTGTGGAGCGCATGGAGTAAATTCTGTACGTCCCATCCGGCAAATTCATCAAGAATTGCCCGTTCATCACTCCAGCGATGTAAATCGTATGATCGTTATCCCGTTCTACGTATATAGTGCCTGTATCTACAACCTTCCCGTCTGCATGCTCAATGACCCCTTTTATAAGACTAAGATTAATATTAGGCGGTGTTGGAGCTGCCGTTGCCGTTGACCAAGGTGTGGGCGTCGGTGTTACTTCCGGCCACGAGGATGGGGACGGTGACGGTGACGTCAACGCTGTTGGTGTCGCTAACGGCGATGGTGACGGTGAAGTTACCGCCGTTGGCTGCGCTGTTGGTGTTGCCGTTGGTGCCGCTGTTGGTTCCTCCGTCGGTACTGGCGTTGGTACTGGTGTTGGTTCCTCCGTCGGTACTGGTGTTGGTACTGGTGTCGGTTCCTCCGTTGGTACTGGGGTTGGTACTGGTGTCGGTTCCTCCGTTGGTACTGGCGTTGGTGTTGCTGTTGGCGCCGGTGTTTCAGCCGTACTGCCGCCTCCACCAGTCCCTCCCCCTCCGCCGCCAACTAACATGGCCGCTGTAGGAATCGCAGAAGACGCAGCTACCATTTTATCAGAACCAGCTATATTCACTTTCACATCTGCCGGAACATCAGTGCCGATCGTAAGTTTACCTGGAGCATTCTCTATTGTAATGCCCGAAGCGTTGACTACCGCATTAGCGATATTGCCTTTGCCTGATATTTGTATACCGGCGTTCATTGTCATGGATTTGATATTGCTGCTATTAGCCAATTTATTACTGCCCGCTGTTTTATCAACATTGACTGTCTCGATAGTGCCCCCGCTGATTTCAATGTTAAGGCGTGATGCAAGAATATTTACAGCCTTGAAGCTGCCGGTCAACAGAATGCGGGCATCGGCTGGTATTTCAGGTGATAACGTAAGTGTACTAATCTCAGCACCAGTGAGGGATTCAACGGCAGCAGCGGACTGAATCTGAAGGTTATGGATTTGGGTCTTTCCTTCAGCAACTACTCTTACACCGCCCTCTTCCTTGTCAACACGCACAGAACCCAGTGTGGAATCCGCAAGATGAATACTGTTAGGCCCTCCGCCTTCAATTGCGGTATTGCCCCTTACTGTTACATTCTGGAGCCGCACATCACCTTCAGCTATGCCTTCACCCAGCAGCAGATCTCCAGTGATATTCATATTACGGAGTGTGATACCTGGCACGTTGATCACTACATCACTGTCAACTTCTGAAATTCCTGACAGCGGACCATAGGTACCTGGCGTTTCATAAATGATTACATACTCACCGGCTGCATTTAGTAAGGATAAAGCCCTATCCAAAATGACTACTGTCTCTGCCCGGGTTGCATATGCGAGGGGCCGAAAGTTCCCATCACCGGAACTCGTCATGATACCTTGCTCGCTTACAGCCCCGATAGCACCTTTGCTCCAATCTGCACTCTTAGCCATATCAACGAACTCAGGAGCCGCAGCCGACGCTGTCAGCTTGAGCAACTTGCTGATGATAACAGCCAGTTCCTGACGGTTGATTTTCTGATCAGGCTTAAAGGTCCCATCCTCGTAGCCTTGAATGTAACCTGCTGCATTAGCCTGCAAAATACTTGAATAATACCATTTACTGCTGGAGATATCG
The sequence above is a segment of the Paenibacillus sp. FSL R7-0204 genome. Coding sequences within it:
- a CDS encoding S-layer homology domain-containing protein gives rise to the protein MFIKRSVRKKVIAGALAVCLSILPAVSAFADNVSDLGGNWAKNQISKWMNQGLISGYPDGEFKPNNLVTRAELTVLINRAFGFTETKKANFSDISSSKWYYSSILQANAAGYIQGYEDGTFKPDQKINRQELAVIISKLLKLTASAAAPEFVDMAKSADWSKGAIGAVSEQGIMTSSGDGNFRPLAYATRAETVVILDRALSLLNAAGEYVIIYETPGTYGPLSGISEVDSDVVINVPGITLRNMNITGDLLLGEGIAEGDVRLQNVTVRGNTAIEGGGPNSIHLADSTLGSVRVDKEEGGVRVVAEGKTQIHNLQIQSAAAVESLTGAEISTLTLSPEIPADARILLTGSFKAVNILASRLNIEISGGTIETVNVDKTAGSNKLANSSNIKSMTMNAGIQISGKGNIANAVVNASGITIENAPGKLTIGTDVPADVKVNIAGSDKMVAASSAIPTAAMLVGGGGGGTGGGGSTAETPAPTATPTPVPTEEPTPVPTPVPTEEPTPVPTPVPTEEPTPVPTPVPTEEPTAAPTATPTAQPTAVTSPSPSPLATPTALTSPSPSPSSWPEVTPTPTPWSTATAAPTPPNINLSLIKGVIEHADGKVVDTGTIYVERDNDHTIYIAGVMNGQFLMNLPDGTYRIYSMRSTTTQENISLYYMFYVMNGKADREVHILIPEQQAGTIQYSDGTAFENGEIFVQRLDSGPLGWYSAEIQAGRFNFNLPDGHYNVEMLIYGETNNQLRINYLFEVINGKSDLDIKLPPKIEGNISFVDGSPIGDGWLEIREMNAQNFGIYTVPVVAGKFDLYLPDGDYNILMFNTENSNSIPLRTQIKIVNGEPAAGPINIKVPLAISGKIYNEDGTPHANGVLMITEAGTDSPLSYAATVTNGNFDFYLPDGEYDVYFYWDAEHQKRIDINRKFKVKEGLLVDPLDITLAKE